In Salmo trutta chromosome 16, fSalTru1.1, whole genome shotgun sequence, a genomic segment contains:
- the tamm41 gene encoding phosphatidate cytidylyltransferase, mitochondrial — protein MTLPALQNTSVLYRRVLSQFPQDISLAFAYGSGVFKQNGTSQGQMGKNMLDFVFAVDDPVTWHTMNLMQNRKHYSVLKFLGPRKISRIQDEHGAGVYYNTLVPVDGRIIKYGVISTDSLIDDLLHWKTLYIAGRLHKPVKILVQGENGKMRAALVGNLKSAVTASFLMLPESFSEEDLFLQIAGLSYAGDFRMVIGEDRSKVANIVKENVQHFRILYNNILQECPQVVYKPQQGKLEVDKSPEGQFVQLMALPRTLQQRITRLVDPPGKNRDVEEILLQVAQDPDCGSVVQQGISSIVKSSSITQTAKGIATAGLLKSLSYSTKKLQKMWKGWRMKTP, from the exons ATGACTCTTCCGGCTTTGCAGAACACCAGCGTGCTCTACCGAAGAGTATTGTCACAGTTCCCTCAAGACATCAGTCTCGCATTTGCCTATGGATCTGGAGTATTCAAACAAAATGGAACTAGCCAAGGTCAAATGGGG AAAAACATGCTGGATTTTGTGTTCGCTGTAGACGATCCAGTCACCTGGCATACCATGAACCTGATGCAGAACAGAAAGcactactctgtattaaagttcCTGGGTCCGAGAAAGATCAGCCGGATACAGGACGAACATGGGGCTGGGGTGTACTACAACACCTTAGTACCTGTGGATGGAAGG aTAATTAAGTATGGTGTGATCAGTACTGACTCTCTGATTGACGACCTGCTCCACTGGAAGACCCTGTATATTGCTGGCAGACTGCACAAACCG GTGAAGATCCTAGTGCAGGGTGAGAACGGGAAGATGCGTGCTGCGTTGGTGGGGAACCTGAAGAGCGCTGTGACTGCCTCCTTCCTTATGCTGCCGGAGAGCTTCTCTGAAGAGGACCTGTTCCTGCAGATTGCTGGGCTCTCCTACGCCG GGGATTTTAGGATGGTGATTGGAGAAGACCGGTCCAAGGTGGCTAACATTGTCAAGGAAAACGTCCAACACTTCCGCATCCTGTACAACAATATTCTGCAAGAGTGTCCACAGGTGGTGTACAAGCCGCAACAGGGGAAACTGGag GTGGATAAGAGTCCAGAGGGTCAGTTTGTCCAGCTGATGGCCCTCCCCAGGACACTGCAGCAGAGGATCACACGACTGGTGGACCCGCCAGGGAAGAACAGGGACGTGGAGGAGATACTACTACAGGTGGCCCAGGACCCAGACTGTGGTTCTGTGGTGCAGCAAG GGATATCGTCAATAGTGAAGTCTTCAAGCATAACTCAGACTGCCAAAGGAATCGCCACGGCTG GGCTGCTGAAGTCGCTGTCCTATAGCACTAAGAAGCTCCAGAAGATGTGGAAGGGCTGGAGAATGAAGACACCCTGA